From the Lysinibacillus fusiformis genome, the window AACTGTACACATTTTAGACACAAATTTTAGTACCGCTTTCATTCCCTTTATAAAAACCTTTTTTCTAAAATATTTCGAGTATAGAAATATTACGTGTTAAGTAACCTTACATATATTCTAAAAAAACAATTGCACTGTTTTTAATACCGTTTTAACATGTAAATTAAATTCACGCAAGGAGCTGGTACACATGAAAAAAATTGAAGCAATCATTCGACCTGAAGTTTTTGGAGCAGTTCGGGATGGACTTGCACAGGAAGGTATTGCAGGGTTAAGCGTTTCTGAAATTGCTGGTTGTGGACGTCAGCTAGGTAGAACGGGACTCTTCCGCGGCAATACGTATGAAATCGAATTTTTACCTAAATTAAAATTAGAAATGATTGTGGACGACAGAAAAGTTGATGCCATCGTAGAGATTTTATTGCGTGAAGCAGCAACTGGTAAAGTTGGGGACGGGAAGATTTTCATTTATCCAGTAGAACAAGCAATTCGTATCCGAACAAAAGAAGTCGGATCGATTGCAGTAGAATAAAGGGGGCGATATAGATGGATGAAGTACTATTATCTGTTAATTTAATTTGGGTGATGCTTGGCACTATTTTAGTATTCTTTATGCACGCAGGTTTTGCCATGGTCGAGGCAGGTTTTACCCGCTCGAAAAATGCAGTCAATATCATCATGAAAAATTTCCTTACCATTTCCCTAGGTGGCATCGTCTATTTTTTATGTGGCTACGCCATTATGTTTGGCGACACAGTAGGTGGCATTTTCGGCACTAGCGGCTTTGCTTTAAAAGGGGTGGATGATCTTTCCTTCTTTATCTTCCAAACAATGTTTGCTGCAACAGGAGCAACTATTTTATCTGGTGCTGTAGCAGAACGTACTAATATTTTCGCTTATGTCGGAATCATTATACTTATGTCTTTAGTTGTTTATCCTGTAGTAGGCCACTGGGTTTGGAGTGGGCAAGGTTGGTTAACAGATTTAGGTTTTGTTGACTTTGCTGGCTCGACAGTTGTTCACTTAACAGGTGCTGTGGCAGCATTTGTCGCAGCTGTCATGGTTGGACCGCGACTTGGTAAATATGAAAATGGTCGAGTAAATGTTATTACAGGACACAGTATTCCATTAGGAGCCTTAGGCGTATTTTTACTTTGGTTTGGTTGGTTCGGCTTCAATGGTGCTTCTACGTTAGCTGCCGATCCAGAGCTAGTTCCTAGTG encodes:
- a CDS encoding P-II family nitrogen regulator yields the protein MKKIEAIIRPEVFGAVRDGLAQEGIAGLSVSEIAGCGRQLGRTGLFRGNTYEIEFLPKLKLEMIVDDRKVDAIVEILLREAATGKVGDGKIFIYPVEQAIRIRTKEVGSIAVE
- a CDS encoding ammonium transporter, whose product is MDEVLLSVNLIWVMLGTILVFFMHAGFAMVEAGFTRSKNAVNIIMKNFLTISLGGIVYFLCGYAIMFGDTVGGIFGTSGFALKGVDDLSFFIFQTMFAATGATILSGAVAERTNIFAYVGIIILMSLVVYPVVGHWVWSGQGWLTDLGFVDFAGSTVVHLTGAVAAFVAAVMVGPRLGKYENGRVNVITGHSIPLGALGVFLLWFGWFGFNGASTLAADPELVPSVIANTFFAAAAGVVATAFYTKFRYGHIDGSLTLNGALAGLVGITAGAANVSIFGSLIIGLIAAPLLVEGVRFLEWKLKVDDPVGAIAVHGICGIWGTLAVGLFDVGGQGLFYGGGIGLFGIQAIGVIATIAWVSVSVAVGLLIIKAFIPLRVTAEEEIAGLDVMEHGTPAYEYQDIFKSSAVRGETFAHRLTHFGKTQNNVQEEQHV